A segment of the Salvelinus namaycush isolate Seneca chromosome 42, SaNama_1.0, whole genome shotgun sequence genome:
caggtctgtcaggaggaatgggccaaaattcacccaacttattgtggaaggctacccgaaacgtttgacccaagttaaactatttaaaggcaatgctaccaaatactaattgagtgtatgtaaacttctgacccactgggaatgtgatgaaagaaataaaagctgaaataaataattcgctctactattattctgacatttcacattcttaaaatgaagtggtgatcctaactgacctaagacagggaatttttacttggattaaatgtcaggagttgtgaaaaactgagattaaatgtatttggctaaggtgtacgtaaatttccaacttcaactgtacatgcatacTGACGCAACACACACTCGCCACATACGTTGCTGTCTAttatatatcctgttgcctagtcactttacccctacctatatgtacagtaaATAGCTATTTcaataaacaacaaaaaatgatacTTTCAGTAAAAGGTTTTTATAtattttcaaatgttttacttttgtttagataaaaatatatacaagTATACATTGAGGTGTCTGTAACAGAATAAACttggcaaaaaacaaaatgtagacattaataaaggCATATCAAAACGTCCTTTTATATTGTTTTAAActggtgggggagtgccaagatggaggcacgtgTCTTCAAAACAGTGCCccatcagtcatctagtgtattaTTCATCTGCGCCATCATGTGATTCCAACCCCAGAAAAACAACAGAAAGTTTGATTCGCAACTTGCTCTGTCAAAACATTtaattttccttttttttttaacagttaTTGCACCAATTCGATGGAATATATGATATAACAATGAAGTCTGCATTGTTGCACGTTTTAGGGCCCTTTTGTGTTTGTATCGCTTTGGCGAACACTGGTCTATTCAACAGCGTTTTAGTCGACATGAACTATGATCACTACGCCGAGAAGACAGTTGACTACCTACCCTTTTACCTGGCAATGCCATTCAATTCCTTGGTCAATTTGGGATACATTTTCATGGGCATTTACTGGCTACTTCAACGGACGGACGGTAAAAGAGACACTAAGGCAGATTACGTCAAAGACATGTTCGCACTCATGGCCATTGCCTACGCACCTGTGCAGTGGGTGCGTCTCGCGACGCTCCTTCGCGCCCCGGCTGTTTTGGACCAGTGGTTCAGTCTTCCCATCTTTGCATGGGTTCCGGTGTGGTGCGACTTTATAGAGCACGGTTGGCAGCCACGGTACGCATTAACGGTCGAGTTGTGCTCCATTCTCAGCTATGGCCTTTCGCTGGTGCACGACCAAGGGTTCGAGGTGGCCCTCGGGTGTCATGTGGCCTTCGCGGTCATCAAATGTGTAGGGGTAAACCGTAACCATGGAGACTACCATTCCCGGCGATACCTGGGTCTTGCGGTACTGTCCTGCAGTGGTTTCGTGTTGCTGAAACTGTTGGATCACACCCTGGCCCGGTACCGACCGTTCCAACATCTCACTGGACACTTCTGGTCCAAAGTGTGTGACGTTCTGCAGTTCCACTACAGTTTCTGCTTTCTCACGCGCTTCACAAGCATAGCACCAAAACGGACTGAATAGGTCTATCCATCAGTGGCAATCAAGATCATGGGGCAGTAGGTCTGAGTCTGGCTGCAACTAATGTATGTTAATTCATTCAATTGTCTTCGTGGACTTAAGGGAGCAGAAATTGTGTAGGAGAAATTTAGCCCACTTCAAGGACAAATTACTAAACTGTCGGTCATTCACTGAAGTTATATTCTAGATACTAGGCCAATCACACCTAATTGAGATTTGAAAAAAATGTAGGTACAGGTAGGCTGGTTTGATCAAATGCAGAGGGGAATAGTCAGCAAGAATTAAGATCGATGaagatgtttttttctttgtaattTTATCCAAAGCATGATGTCTTGTTCGTTAACATCTAATCTCATACGCAATATCCACATCAGTGCAACATGTATTTCCAACAAATTTGTAAATATGTAAAAACAATCAGTCATAATATCTCAAATTGGAGGAATTAAAACTGTTTTATGAGAAATCTTTTAGCTACCAACTTTACATCATTTATTTTGTTGTCAATCTTTACAATTCCAACTTTGTCATGCTTGTCAGCACAGGCTCAGAGAATAACAACTTCCTACTGGTCCAGAACAGAGCAAGTCCTGCCTCCCGGGAGTTATGATTGGCACAGTAGATGGAGTTCAACCCGCAGTCTAGATAGGACATCAACGACGACAGGGTTCTCAGCCAATCTGGTGCAGGGGATAGGTCCAGTCTACCCAGGAGAATCAGCTGTGGTGAGAGGGGTCAAAAATAACCATTGGCTTcaggggagagagtgtgtgtgccaCCTCAGACACACTGAAGGGAGTGTAGCAGAGCAGGTAGAAGGCAACCATCAGAGGAGTGACAGGAGAGGTCATCTGGGTCActatgaaggagagagggaaagagagagctgtTACTGAGGGAGGTACTAATCTGGGTGCCTCTCATTCTATGTGAGGTTGCCTTCTCTCTTCATCGCCTTTCCATCATCTTCACTGATCTGTAATTTTGGACTATATGTGAATGGAACCTCCATTTTCCAGCTTGAATAAGATACTTTGGTAACGCAAGAATGGTGTCATTGCATCGTACAAATACAGATAATGTAAACGAGACGAGGGGGAGGAGACCATTTCAGACTATTACGATGCACCCAAATCACAACGCATACCTGTCGCAGTTCCTCCCACAGCCAGCAGCAGTGAAGAGAGAGCAGatgaggaaggggagggagatgCAGATGGAGAAAGCACAGGATGGAGACCAGTATGTCAGAGTAACTGCTCTCCCAGAACACTGCACACAGCATCTCTGCAGGGTCGTACctgagagttagagagagttaaGAGGCAGGGACAGACCAGACCAAATTAGGCCT
Coding sequences within it:
- the tmem187 gene encoding transmembrane protein 187 encodes the protein MKSALLHVLGPFCVCIALANTGLFNSVLVDMNYDHYAEKTVDYLPFYLAMPFNSLVNLGYIFMGIYWLLQRTDGKRDTKADYVKDMFALMAIAYAPVQWVRLATLLRAPAVLDQWFSLPIFAWVPVWCDFIEHGWQPRYALTVELCSILSYGLSLVHDQGFEVALGCHVAFAVIKCVGVNRNHGDYHSRRYLGLAVLSCSGFVLLKLLDHTLARYRPFQHLTGHFWSKVCDVLQFHYSFCFLTRFTSIAPKRTE